The following proteins are encoded in a genomic region of Sulfurimonas sp. HSL3-7:
- a CDS encoding Ig-like domain-containing protein: MATTDAAGNPGSATDTETYTVDTTLPVPTITLDANITADDVINAAESGQNIAITGVVGGEFNTGDTVTVTVNGVDSTGTVDAAGHFSINVAGSDSS, from the coding sequence GTGGCAACGACAGATGCCGCTGGTAACCCTGGTAGTGCCACTGATACAGAGACGTACACAGTCGATACCACTCTTCCAGTCCCAACCATCACTCTAGATGCTAATATCACGGCTGATGATGTGATCAATGCAGCTGAGTCGGGTCAAAACATTGCGATCACTGGTGTAGTGGGCGGCGAGTTCAACACAGGCGATACAGTGACAGTCACTGTCAATGGTGTCGACTCAACTGGCACTGTCGATGCAGCTGGTCACTTCTCAATCAATGTCGCGGGGTCAGATAGCAGCTGA
- a CDS encoding Ig-like domain-containing protein encodes MLIITADDVINAAESGQNIAITGVVGGEFNTGDTVTVTVNGVDSTGTVDAAGHFSINVAGSDLAADTTVSASVATTDAAGNPGSATDTETYTVDTTLPVPTITLDVNHG; translated from the coding sequence ATGCTAATAATCACGGCTGATGATGTGATCAATGCAGCTGAGTCGGGTCAAAACATTGCGATCACTGGTGTAGTGGGCGGCGAGTTCAACACAGGCGATACAGTGACAGTCACTGTCAATGGTGTCGACTCAACTGGCACTGTCGATGCAGCTGGTCACTTCTCAATCAATGTCGCGGGGTCAGACCTAGCAGCTGATACAACTGTCAGTGCCAGTGTGGCAACGACAGATGCCGCTGGTAACCCTGGTAGTGCCACTGATACAGAGACGTACACAGTCGATACCACTCTTCCAGTCCCAACCATCACTCTAGATGTAAATCACGGCTGA
- a CDS encoding Ig-like domain-containing protein — protein MAETIGTINISSGKFYIKDLSGKVIELQQGDIISKWMTVFGDKDNAASDSMVIKMSSGVTIVLNGSYEQLFDASTIDAADAIDGAVAPENIEAALALTENVSKEKEETVDEDSAAEDDDNADNEYEGEVVIASRSGELVDVETQTRDSSFSEETQAGEDETQKNTDKESVLLDRNNPTVDVVSDLREDSYVPPVSIATETVQPIPDVVNPVVVDATASDTTAPNAPVVALTTDSGTAADLITNDGALTVTPNEATSTIEYSTDGGTTWSTTAPTATEGANTVSVREVDPAGNASAATDITFTLDTTAPVVDVNDIPLTNDTTPELTGTVDDANATVVVTIGGVEYTAVNNEDGTWTLADNAVAALADGTTTVAVSATDVAGNEGTGSGTVVVDTTLPVPTITLDANITADDVINAAESGQNIAITGVVGGEFNTGDTVTVTVNGVDSTGTVDAAGHFSINVAGSDLAADTTVSASVATTDAAGNPGSATDTETYTVDTTLPVPTITLDANITADDVINAAESGQNIAITGVVGGEFNTGDTVTVTVNGVDSTGTVDAAGHFSINVAGSDLAADTTVSASVATTDAAGNPGSATDTETYTVDTTLPVPTITLDANITADDVINAAESGQNIAITGVVGGEFNTGDTVTVTVNGVDSTGTVDAAGHFSINVAGQT, from the coding sequence ATGGCAGAAACTATCGGCACGATCAATATTTCAAGCGGCAAATTTTATATCAAAGATCTTTCTGGCAAAGTGATAGAGCTTCAGCAGGGTGATATTATCAGCAAATGGATGACCGTATTCGGTGATAAAGACAATGCTGCATCAGATTCGATGGTCATCAAAATGTCATCAGGTGTCACTATTGTCCTGAACGGATCATACGAACAGCTTTTTGATGCGTCGACTATTGATGCTGCCGATGCGATAGATGGTGCGGTCGCTCCGGAAAATATAGAAGCGGCACTGGCTTTGACTGAAAATGTCTCAAAAGAGAAAGAAGAAACTGTTGATGAAGACAGTGCTGCGGAAGACGACGATAACGCTGATAACGAATATGAAGGCGAGGTCGTAATCGCTTCTCGAAGCGGCGAACTTGTCGATGTTGAGACTCAGACCCGCGATAGCAGCTTCTCTGAAGAGACGCAAGCCGGTGAAGATGAGACACAAAAAAATACCGATAAAGAAAGCGTACTTCTTGATCGAAATAACCCGACAGTTGACGTTGTCAGTGATCTGCGTGAAGACAGTTATGTACCACCGGTCAGCATAGCCACTGAAACAGTGCAGCCTATCCCGGATGTTGTTAATCCTGTTGTTGTCGATGCAACAGCATCGGATACCACAGCACCGAATGCACCAGTCGTAGCACTGACGACAGATAGCGGCACAGCGGCTGATCTGATTACCAATGATGGGGCCTTAACTGTCACACCAAATGAAGCGACCAGTACAATTGAGTACAGTACAGATGGTGGCACAACGTGGAGCACAACAGCGCCAACAGCCACTGAAGGGGCCAACACCGTCTCTGTAAGAGAAGTCGATCCAGCAGGTAACGCCTCAGCTGCCACCGATATTACCTTTACACTTGATACAACAGCACCAGTCGTCGATGTTAATGATATTCCACTGACTAATGACACAACACCAGAACTGACAGGTACAGTCGATGATGCTAATGCCACAGTCGTTGTAACGATTGGCGGCGTGGAGTACACAGCTGTCAATAATGAGGATGGGACCTGGACCTTAGCTGATAATGCCGTCGCCGCACTGGCAGATGGCACAACAACAGTCGCAGTCAGCGCCACCGATGTCGCTGGCAATGAAGGGACAGGGTCAGGCACTGTCGTGGTCGATACCACTCTTCCAGTCCCAACCATCACTCTAGATGCTAATATCACGGCTGATGATGTGATCAATGCAGCTGAGTCGGGTCAAAACATTGCGATCACTGGTGTAGTGGGCGGCGAGTTCAACACAGGCGATACAGTGACAGTCACTGTCAATGGTGTCGACTCAACTGGCACTGTCGATGCAGCTGGTCACTTCTCAATCAATGTCGCGGGGTCAGACCTAGCAGCTGATACAACTGTCAGTGCCAGTGTGGCAACGACAGATGCCGCTGGTAACCCTGGTAGTGCCACTGATACAGAGACGTACACAGTCGATACCACTCTTCCAGTCCCAACCATCACTCTAGATGCTAATATCACGGCTGATGATGTGATCAATGCAGCTGAGTCGGGTCAAAACATTGCGATCACTGGTGTAGTGGGCGGCGAGTTCAACACAGGCGATACAGTGACAGTCACTGTCAATGGTGTCGACTCAACTGGCACTGTCGATGCAGCTGGTCACTTCTCAATCAATGTCGCGGGGTCAGACCTAGCAGCTGATACAACTGTCAGTGCCAGTGTGGCAACGACAGATGCCGCTGGTAACCCTGGTAGTGCCACTGATACAGAGACGTACACAGTCGATACCACTCTTCCAGTCCCAACCATCACTCTAGATGCTAATATCACGGCTGATGATGTGATCAATGCAGCTGAGTCGGGTCAAAACATTGCGATCACTGGTGTAGTGGGCGGCGAGTTCAACACAGGCGATACAGTGACAGTCACTGTCAATGGTGTCGACTCAACTGGCACTGTCGATGCAGCTGGTCACTTCTCAATCAATGTCGCGGGTCAGACCTAG
- a CDS encoding response regulator transcription factor — MREIVLHSDDMALTDYWQKALGKPCRIVDSLEILRIVSNCIVIINYSACQGEPQTLLQQLTQNSNRVLILHRVPDFATAKQLLRWGAKGYGNTLMRGHFLVAAVETLQDDMVWLYPEFTTQLITQMDGGSKNDPELYLEKLSDREREVALLLKEGDIYKTVADKLNITPRTVKAHAQNIYAKLNVKDRLGLALLLK, encoded by the coding sequence ATGAGAGAGATAGTACTCCACAGCGATGATATGGCGTTAACCGATTATTGGCAGAAAGCTTTAGGTAAACCATGCCGGATCGTTGACTCACTAGAGATCCTCAGGATAGTTTCAAATTGTATTGTCATTATAAACTATTCGGCATGCCAAGGGGAGCCACAGACGCTTTTACAACAACTTACACAGAACAGCAACCGTGTTTTGATCCTGCATCGCGTCCCTGATTTTGCAACGGCGAAGCAGCTTTTACGCTGGGGTGCAAAAGGCTATGGCAATACATTGATGCGGGGTCACTTCCTGGTTGCAGCCGTTGAGACACTGCAAGACGATATGGTCTGGCTCTATCCGGAATTTACGACGCAGCTTATTACACAGATGGATGGCGGTTCGAAGAATGATCCTGAACTGTACCTGGAGAAGTTGAGCGATCGTGAACGCGAGGTCGCTCTTTTGCTTAAAGAGGGTGACATCTATAAAACGGTAGCCGACAAACTGAACATCACGCCCAGAACCGTGAAAGCACACGCGCAAAATATATATGCAAAACTCAACGTTAAAGACCGATTAGGGCTTGCGCTGCTTCTAAAATAA
- a CDS encoding Ig-like domain-containing protein, whose amino-acid sequence MINAAESGQNIAITGVVGGEFNTGEYSDSHCQWCRLNWHCRCSWSLLNQCRGSDLAADTTVSASVATTDAAGNPGSATDTETYTVDTTLPVPTITLDANITADDVINAAESGQNIAITGVVGGEFNTGDTVTVTVNGVDSTGTVDAAGHFSINVAGSDLAADTTVSASVATTDAAGNPGSATDTETYTVDTTLPVPTITLDANITADDVINAAESGQNIAITGVVGGEFNTGDTVTVTVNGVDSTGTVDAAGHFSINVAGSDLAADTTVSASVATTDAAGNPGSATDTETYTVDTTLPVPTITLDANITADDVINAAESGQNIAITGVVGGEFNTGDTVTVTVNGVDSTGTVDAAGHFSINVAGSDLAADTTVSASVATTDAAGNPGSATDTETYTVDTTLPVPTITLDANITADDVINAAESGQNIAITGVVGGEFNTGDTVTVTVNGVDSTGTVDAAGHFSINVAGSDLAADTTVSASVATTDAAGNPGSATDTETYTVDTTLPVPTITLDANITADDVINAAESGQNIAITGVVGGEFNTGDTVTVTVNGVDSTGTVDAAGHFSINVAGSDLAADTTVSASVATTDAAGNPGSATDTETYTVDTTLPVPTITLDANITADDVINAAESGQNIAITGVVGGEFNTGDTVTVTVNGVDSTGTVDAAGHFSINVAGSDLAADTTVSASVATTDAAGNPGSATDTETYTVDTTLPVPTITLDANITADDVINAAESGQNIAITGVVGGEFNTGDTVTVTVNGVDSTGTVDAAGHFSINVAGSDLAADTTVSASVATTDAAGNPGSATDTETYTVDTTLPVPTITLDANITADDVINAAESGQNIAITGVVGGEFNTGDTVTVTVNGVDSTGTVDAAGHFSINVAGSDLAADTTVSASVATTDAAGNPGSATDTETYTVDTTLPVPTITLDANITADDVINAAESGQNIAITGVVGGEFNTGDTVTVTVNGVDSTGTVDAAGHFSINVAGSDLAADTTVSASVATTDAAGNPGSATDTETYTVDTTLPVPTITLDANITADDVINAAESGQNIAITGVVGGEFNTGDTVTVTVNGVDSTGTVDAAGHFSINVAGSDLAADTTVSASVATTDAAGNPGSATDTETYTVDTTLPVPTITLDANITADDVINAAESGQNIAITGVVGGEFNTGDTVTVTVNGVDSTGTVDAAGHFSINVAGSDLAADTTVSASVATTDAAGNPGSATDTETTTQSIPLFQSQPSL is encoded by the coding sequence GTGATCAATGCAGCTGAGTCGGGTCAAAACATTGCGATCACTGGTGTAGTGGGCGGCGAGTTCAACACAGGCGAATACAGTGACAGTCACTGTCAATGGTGTCGACTCAACTGGCACTGTCGATGCAGCTGGTCACTTCTCAATCAATGTCGCGGGTCAGACCTAGCAGCTGATACAACTGTCAGTGCCAGTGTGGCAACGACAGATGCCGCTGGTAACCCTGGTAGTGCCACTGATACAGAGACGTACACAGTCGATACCACTCTTCCAGTCCCAACCATCACTCTAGATGCTAATATCACGGCTGATGATGTGATCAATGCAGCTGAGTCGGGTCAAAACATTGCGATCACTGGTGTAGTGGGCGGCGAGTTCAACACAGGCGATACAGTGACAGTCACTGTCAATGGTGTCGACTCAACTGGCACTGTCGATGCAGCTGGTCACTTCTCAATCAATGTCGCGGGGTCAGACCTAGCAGCTGATACAACTGTCAGTGCCAGTGTGGCAACGACAGATGCCGCTGGTAACCCTGGTAGTGCCACTGATACAGAGACGTACACAGTCGATACCACTCTTCCAGTCCCAACCATCACTCTAGATGCTAATATCACGGCTGATGATGTGATCAATGCAGCTGAGTCGGGTCAAAACATTGCGATCACTGGTGTAGTGGGCGGCGAGTTCAACACAGGCGATACAGTGACAGTCACTGTCAATGGTGTCGACTCAACTGGCACTGTCGATGCAGCTGGTCACTTCTCAATCAATGTCGCGGGGTCAGACCTAGCAGCTGATACAACTGTCAGTGCCAGTGTGGCAACGACAGATGCCGCTGGTAACCCTGGTAGTGCCACTGATACAGAGACGTACACAGTCGATACCACTCTTCCAGTCCCAACCATCACTCTAGATGCTAATATCACGGCTGATGATGTGATCAATGCAGCTGAGTCGGGTCAAAACATTGCGATCACTGGTGTAGTGGGCGGCGAGTTCAACACAGGCGATACAGTGACAGTCACTGTCAATGGTGTCGACTCAACTGGCACTGTCGATGCAGCTGGTCACTTCTCAATCAATGTCGCGGGGTCAGACCTAGCAGCTGATACAACTGTCAGTGCCAGTGTGGCAACGACAGATGCCGCTGGTAACCCTGGTAGTGCCACTGATACAGAGACGTACACAGTCGATACCACTCTTCCAGTCCCAACCATCACTCTAGATGCTAATATCACGGCTGATGATGTGATCAATGCAGCTGAGTCGGGTCAAAACATTGCGATCACTGGTGTAGTGGGCGGCGAGTTCAACACAGGCGATACAGTGACAGTCACTGTCAATGGTGTCGACTCAACTGGCACTGTCGATGCAGCTGGTCACTTCTCAATCAATGTCGCGGGGTCAGACCTAGCAGCTGATACAACTGTCAGTGCCAGTGTGGCAACGACAGATGCCGCTGGTAACCCTGGTAGTGCCACTGATACAGAGACGTACACAGTCGATACCACTCTTCCAGTCCCAACCATCACTCTAGATGCTAATATCACGGCTGATGATGTGATCAATGCAGCTGAGTCGGGTCAAAACATTGCGATCACTGGTGTAGTGGGCGGCGAGTTCAACACAGGCGATACAGTGACAGTCACTGTCAATGGTGTCGACTCAACTGGCACTGTCGATGCAGCTGGTCACTTCTCAATCAATGTCGCGGGGTCAGACCTAGCAGCTGATACAACTGTCAGTGCCAGTGTGGCAACGACAGATGCCGCTGGTAACCCTGGTAGTGCCACTGATACAGAGACGTACACAGTCGATACCACTCTTCCAGTCCCAACCATCACTCTAGATGCTAATATCACGGCTGATGATGTGATCAATGCAGCTGAGTCGGGTCAAAACATTGCGATCACTGGTGTAGTGGGCGGCGAGTTCAACACAGGCGATACAGTGACAGTCACTGTCAATGGTGTCGACTCAACTGGCACTGTCGATGCAGCTGGTCACTTCTCAATCAATGTCGCGGGGTCAGACCTAGCAGCTGATACAACTGTCAGTGCCAGTGTGGCAACGACAGATGCCGCTGGTAACCCTGGTAGTGCCACTGATACAGAGACGTACACAGTCGATACCACTCTTCCAGTCCCAACCATCACTCTAGATGCTAATATCACGGCTGATGATGTGATCAATGCAGCTGAGTCGGGTCAAAACATTGCGATCACTGGTGTAGTGGGCGGCGAGTTCAACACAGGCGATACAGTGACAGTCACTGTCAATGGTGTCGACTCAACTGGCACTGTCGATGCAGCTGGTCACTTCTCAATCAATGTCGCGGGGTCAGACCTAGCAGCTGATACAACTGTCAGTGCCAGTGTGGCAACGACAGATGCCGCTGGTAACCCTGGTAGTGCCACTGATACAGAGACGTACACAGTCGATACCACTCTTCCAGTCCCAACCATCACTCTAGATGCTAATATCACGGCTGATGATGTGATCAATGCAGCTGAGTCGGGTCAAAACATTGCGATCACTGGTGTAGTGGGCGGCGAGTTCAACACAGGCGATACAGTGACAGTCACTGTCAATGGTGTCGACTCAACTGGCACTGTCGATGCAGCTGGTCACTTCTCAATCAATGTCGCGGGGTCAGACCTAGCAGCTGATACAACTGTCAGTGCCAGTGTGGCAACGACAGATGCCGCTGGTAACCCTGGTAGTGCCACTGATACAGAGACGTACACAGTCGATACCACTCTTCCAGTCCCAACCATCACTCTAGATGCTAATATCACGGCTGATGATGTGATCAATGCAGCTGAGTCGGGTCAAAACATTGCGATCACTGGTGTAGTGGGCGGCGAGTTCAACACAGGCGATACAGTGACAGTCACTGTCAATGGTGTCGACTCAACTGGCACTGTCGATGCAGCTGGTCACTTCTCAATCAATGTCGCGGGGTCAGACCTAGCAGCTGATACAACTGTCAGTGCCAGTGTGGCAACGACAGATGCCGCTGGTAACCCTGGTAGTGCCACTGATACAGAGACGTACACAGTCGATACCACTCTTCCAGTCCCAACCATCACTCTAGATGCTAATATCACGGCTGATGATGTGATCAATGCAGCTGAGTCGGGTCAAAACATTGCGATCACTGGTGTAGTGGGCGGCGAGTTCAACACAGGCGATACAGTGACAGTCACTGTCAATGGTGTCGACTCAACTGGCACTGTCGATGCAGCTGGTCACTTCTCAATCAATGTCGCGGGGTCAGACCTAGCAGCTGATACAACTGTCAGTGCCAGTGTGGCAACGACAGATGCCGCTGGTAACCCTGGTAGTGCCACTGATACAGAGACGTACACAGTCGATACCACTCTTCCAGTCCCAACCATCACTCTAGATGCTAATATCACGGCTGATGATGTGATCAATGCAGCTGAGTCGGGTCAAAACATTGCGATCACTGGTGTAGTGGGCGGCGAGTTCAACACAGGCGATACAGTGACAGTCACTGTCAATGGTGTCGACTCAACTGGCACTGTCGATGCAGCTGGTCACTTCTCAATCAATGTCGCGGGGTCAGACCTAGCAGCTGATACAACTGTCAGTGCCAGTGTGGCAACGACAGATGCCGCTGGTAACCCTGGTAGTGCCACTGATACAGAGACGACTACACAGTCGATACCACTCTTCCAGTCCCAACCATCACTCTAG
- a CDS encoding HlyD family type I secretion periplasmic adaptor subunit yields MMAMPPKKNLSKRDYEFMHSLSAAVLQVTPRRSRIILFFWVFTVMTAIVWASFAQIDEIVRGEGEIIPSSENQMIQNLEGGIVEEILVNEGEHVEVGQLLVKIDNQKSESSFSSNEIKANALEARIIRLQAEASGRNFEVNASVRECMKELIANEESLYRTNMQQLNSKITTLKEQLVQRQQELSEAKTHKVHLKSSLAMITKEIRMTKPMVAKGVRSKVDFLKLQREGNEIEERYNAVDLSIPRLESAIKEVQSKIEESKFLFQSEAKSALNEAVAELRGIRATSTALEDQVKRTLVRSPMKGIVQTLYVHTVGGVIKPGADIVEIVPSDQTLLVEVKIKPSDIAFIYYGQKAIAKFSAYDFSIYGGLEGKVVHISADTITDQNDNTFYTIRIKTDKNYIGDESKPLKIIPGMTVNVDIITGKKSVMDYILKPILKTKQYTFTER; encoded by the coding sequence TGACGGCTATAGTATGGGCCTCTTTCGCCCAAATAGACGAGATCGTCAGAGGAGAAGGCGAGATTATTCCCAGCAGTGAAAACCAGATGATCCAAAACCTTGAAGGCGGTATCGTAGAAGAGATCCTGGTCAATGAGGGCGAACACGTCGAGGTCGGGCAGCTGTTGGTCAAGATCGATAACCAAAAGTCGGAATCAAGCTTCAGCTCCAACGAGATAAAGGCAAATGCGCTTGAAGCAAGAATTATCCGTCTCCAGGCTGAAGCCAGCGGCAGGAATTTTGAGGTCAATGCTTCCGTGCGTGAGTGCATGAAGGAGTTGATAGCCAATGAAGAGAGTCTTTACCGGACCAATATGCAGCAGTTGAACTCAAAGATCACCACGCTAAAAGAGCAACTGGTGCAGCGTCAGCAAGAACTTTCGGAAGCTAAAACACATAAGGTGCATCTAAAATCATCGTTGGCGATGATCACCAAAGAGATCCGAATGACGAAACCTATGGTGGCGAAAGGGGTTCGATCGAAAGTCGACTTCTTAAAACTTCAGCGTGAGGGCAATGAGATCGAAGAGCGGTACAATGCGGTCGATCTCTCCATCCCGCGTCTGGAATCCGCCATCAAAGAGGTGCAAAGCAAGATCGAAGAATCAAAGTTTCTTTTTCAGAGTGAAGCAAAGAGTGCTTTGAATGAGGCCGTTGCCGAGCTTCGCGGAATTCGTGCCACCAGTACTGCACTTGAAGATCAGGTAAAACGGACACTCGTCCGTTCGCCGATGAAGGGGATCGTCCAGACTCTCTACGTGCATACAGTCGGTGGTGTCATTAAACCGGGTGCCGATATTGTCGAGATCGTCCCAAGTGACCAGACACTGCTGGTCGAAGTGAAGATCAAGCCCTCAGACATCGCCTTTATCTATTACGGTCAAAAGGCCATAGCAAAGTTTTCAGCTTATGATTTTTCTATCTATGGCGGGCTTGAGGGAAAAGTCGTCCATATCAGTGCCGATACCATCACCGACCAGAATGATAATACCTTTTATACTATTCGTATAAAAACCGACAAAAACTATATTGGAGATGAATCAAAACCACTCAAGATCATTCCGGGGATGACCGTGAATGTTGATATTATTACCGGTAAGAAAAGTGTGATGGATTACATTTTAAAACCAATTTTGAAAACCAAACAATACACCTTTACGGAACGTTGA
- a CDS encoding Ig-like domain-containing protein codes for MTLDANITADDVINAAESGQNIAITGVVGGEFNTGDTVTVTVNGVDSTGTVDAAGHFSINVAGSDLAADTTVSASVATTDAAGNPGSATDTETYTVDTTLPVPTITLDANITADDVINAAESGQNIAITGVVGGEFNTGDTVTVTVNGVDSTGTVDAAGHFSINVAGGQT; via the coding sequence ATCACTCTAGATGCTAATATCACGGCTGATGATGTGATCAATGCAGCTGAGTCGGGTCAAAACATTGCGATCACTGGTGTAGTGGGCGGCGAGTTCAACACAGGCGATACAGTGACAGTCACTGTCAATGGTGTCGACTCAACTGGCACTGTCGATGCAGCTGGTCACTTCTCAATCAATGTCGCGGGGTCAGACCTAGCAGCTGATACAACTGTCAGTGCCAGTGTGGCAACGACAGATGCCGCTGGTAACCCTGGTAGTGCCACTGATACAGAGACGTACACAGTCGATACCACTCTTCCAGTCCCAACCATCACTCTAGATGCTAATATCACGGCTGATGATGTGATCAATGCAGCTGAGTCGGGTCAAAACATTGCGATCACTGGTGTAGTGGGCGGCGAGTTCAACACAGGCGATACAGTGACAGTCACTGTCAATGGTGTCGACTCAACTGGCACTGTCGATGCAGCTGGTCACTTCTCAATCAATGTCGCGGGGGGTCAGACCTAG
- a CDS encoding Ig-like domain-containing protein, protein MATTDAAGNPGSATDTETYTVDTTLPVPTITLDANITADDVINAAESGQNIAIMCSGRRVQHRRYSEVTVNGVDSTGTVDAAGHFSINVAGSDLAADTTVSARVATTDAAGNPGSATDTETYTVDTTHPVPTITLDANITADDVINAC, encoded by the coding sequence GTGGCAACGACAGATGCCGCTGGTAACCCTGGTAGTGCCACTGATACAGAGACGTACACAGTCGATACCACTCTTCCAGTCCCAACCATCACTCTAGATGCTAATATCACGGCTGATGATGTGATCAATGCAGCTGAGTCGGGTCAAAACATTGCGATCATGTGTAGTGGGCGGCGAGTTCAACACAGGCGATACAGTGAAGTCACTGTCAATGGTGTCGACTCAACTGGCACTGTCGATGCAGCTGGTCACTTCTCAATCAATGTCGCGGGGTCAGACCTAGCAGCTGATACAACTGTCAGTGCCAGAGTGGCAACGACAGATGCCGCTGGTAACCCTGGTAGTGCCACTGATACAGAGACGTACACAGTCGATACCACTCATCCAGTCCCAACCATCACTCTAGATGCTAATATCACGGCTGATGATGTGATCAATGCATGCTGA
- a CDS encoding Ig-like domain-containing protein, giving the protein MATTDAAGNPGSATDTETYTVDTTLPVPTITLDANITADDVINAAESGQNIAITGVVGGEFNTGDTVTVTVNGVDSTGTVDAAGHFSINVAGSDLAADTTVSASVATTDAAGNPGSPVCMRRTQSIPLFQSQPSL; this is encoded by the coding sequence GTGGCAACGACAGATGCCGCTGGTAACCCTGGTAGTGCCACTGATACAGAGACGTACACAGTCGATACCACTCTTCCAGTCCCAACCATCACTCTAGATGCTAATATCACGGCTGATGATGTGATCAATGCAGCTGAGTCGGGTCAAAACATTGCGATCACTGGTGTAGTGGGCGGCGAGTTCAACACAGGCGATACAGTGACAGTCACTGTCAATGGTGTCGACTCAACTGGCACTGTCGATGCAGCTGGTCACTTCTCAATCAATGTCGCGGGGTCAGACCTAGCAGCTGATACAACTGTCAGTGCCAGTGTGGCAACGACAGATGCCGCTGGTAACCCTGGTAGCCCTGTATGCATGAGACGTACACAGTCGATACCACTCTTCCAGTCCCAACCATCACTCTAG